TTACTGAAATGAGTGATGAAGCAGCCCCGGTGTCTGGTCACTACTGCTTACTTGGCATATTCTCTTTGGCTTGTTCTCACTTCCGTTCTCAGCCTCACCCTCGCTTTTCCCCAGTCCTTTAGTATGAAGTGGAGAGTCGCAACAGCGTTAGATTTGTTACTTGTGTGTGTTAAGTAAAAGGATTTCGAAGAGCATCTAATTATCACCTCATGCGCAGCATCGGGTTTATCTGTGATGAGCGTATGTTTTTAATTGGCTGGGTGTGGGAAGATACTTGGCAACTGACTGGTGTGAATCATGAGGAAATGTATCTGATTATTCATCTACAGaagcagactgtgtgtgtgtgtgtgtgtgtgtgtgtgtgtgtgtatgtgtgtttatttatatgatcTTTATCTGTCAGGCCACAGAGGCTGATTATGAGCAGATTCCGGTGGAGGCGTATGGACTCGCCATGCTGAAAGGAATGGGCTGGAAGCAGGGAGAAGGCATCGGCCGTACATTCAAACAGTAAGACATCATCTCTGtcaatgtgtctctctctgttaaaAAGATTAAGCATCAgacatatttataattttgtagTTTGGAACATGATCCTAAACAGTGTGATTGTCCTGGACACACTCGCAGTGTTCACCTGGCTTCAGGTTTACGTTGATTCTTTCTAACTCCCTTACATCCTTACATCCATCTTACATCATCATAAATGTACACGgggaacacaacacaacccttTGGTATTGTGCACAGTAAAGCAACTCCCCTGTTCACAACGTTCCTGACGTTCCCCCGTCCCTCATACTACACGTCtgttgtggaaactaatgatgtcatcaCCGGCTAAAACACACGCGCTGGTTATTTTGTGTCCTAAACAACTTTTACAGGAATCATAGTACGGTTCCAATGCAACCGAACTCACACCACCTCCCACAGGGTTTGTGTCCTtgtccacatgacagctttcacaaTAGCTTTTACTTTTCGTTGTGAGCCATGCTCTGTTTTGGACATAACCGTTTCCCAGTGTATAAGCCCTTATATTTCAGGTGTGTGGTTCTAATCCACCCTCCATGTGACACCACTTCCTCCTGCTCCCGCAGTCTTTACTGATTGCACCTGCCCTCAGTATATTCTAACAAACTCAGCTATTCCAAGCctagaataaaaacaaacggAGTGTTGGGACACAACCATTTAGGTCATCGTTGAGTTAAATCGCTCATTTAGGACAATTTTATAACCGTCATGAGAATTAGGATGTTATTTATGTAGGATGTATATCTTTAGTTAACACTACAAGAGTCTCCgatagtaaaataaatatggaACATTCAGCTCACTCTCGTGTGTTCGGTCTGACCTGAAACACGATCAGgtgtacaatttaaaaaaaatgtacttcttaaaaaaaaaaggcactttTTTAAGGCTTGTTCTGTAAATCAGCAGGTTTTAGCTTCGTGAGGATTTTAAATGAAACCTAAAGAACAGCAGTCTGCATTAGAAACTCCTGGTCTTGGTGTGTGgtgttatttttgctttgttcGTAACTTTGCACAGTTTGGAGGAATAAAGCTTGTGAGTCTATGACAGTATATCTGCACTCAGGCAGGATTGAGGATTGGTTGCTTGAGGTAGCAAGTtgatcctgtttttattttaccctGCCATCTGTCCTCATACAAACATGAactgggtttgtttgtttttttgtttttgtttttgaggcAGATCATTTGTGTGATACTCTGGATGCTTTttgtgtatatagtatacatattTGTGTACGCTTTCTGCCCCGTGTGTCGTTATAAAATAAACCAGTCTCCACTGTTCACGCAGGTTTGCATGGAAGAGTGCGTCACACTTATTCCCCGAGCTGAGTAGAGAGCAAGAGCTAAAGTAATAAAGTGCTAACAGATTAATCCATTGGTCTTTTCAGTCGCATTCACAACTTGGCTGTGGGATGGTGATTGTTCTGTTCACTTTACACTGTGTTACTGTTATTTTATcttcactatctctctctcctctctctctctctctctctctctctctctctctctctctctctctcccctctctctctcctctctcttctctctattctctctctctctctctattctctctctctcccctttctctttattctctcctctctctctctctctctctctctctctctctctcttctctctctattctctctctctctctctctattctctctctctcccctttctctttattctctcctctctctctctctctctctctctctctctctctctctctctctctctctctctctctctctctctctctctctctctctctctctctctctctctctattccctctctctcccctctctcttctctctcttctctctctattctctctctcactctctctatcactcactctttctctattctctctctctctctcctctctctcccctctctcttctctctctctctctctattctctctctctctcctttctctattccctctctcccctctctcttctctctctctctctctctattctctctctctctctctcttttttcctctctctattctctctctctcctctctctttattctctctctctctcctctctctattctctctctctctcctcgctctctctctatgctcactctctctctctcttttttcctctctctattctctctctctcctctctctttattctctctctctcctctctctattctctctctctctctctctcctcgctctctctctatgctcactctctctctccctctctctctctcgctctctctcagagATGTTAAACCTATAGAACACCAGCTAAGACCCAAAGGCCTGGGTCTGGGAGCCGATCGCTCTGCCATTAAGGACCTGGAACCCTCAAGGCCCCGAAGACCCCCTAAACCTGGAGAACAGAGGGATAAAGATGACGAAGGATTAGTGCTGGGACCTGGAGGGTGTGTACTGGTCCAAACCGGGGCTCATAAAGACCTCTACGGGAAGGTGAGGttggaaatgaaaataaataacgaTCTGCTCGTATTGACTTCAGGTCATGTTCCGGTTGTTTTTGAACAGTAGGAGTTTTGTTTTGGAACgctcagtgagtgtgtgatgtttccTGCAGGTGTAAGTGTCTGAATTCACTCTGAAATCATATTTAATCAGAAGCTTTTAGTTACAGTTTGGAGAAAATAGCACATGATATCAGAGAGTTTCAGCAGATGACTACATGCTAATCTAATTCAGCATTTGGATTCAGCATTCTtttctccatccctccctcccttcctccttgtctctgtctgtctatctgtctgtttcagaTAGAGGGGGTAGATACAGACAATGCCAGAGTGGTGGTGAAACTTGCCATTGGAGGGAAATCGGTGACTATCAGTCAGTACACATTACGCCTGGTGCCTCAAAAAGAATACGACAAATACAGCAAAGACCTGAGTGAGTCTCCACCATGAGCGCAAGTGTTTTAACCCCttctttaataaaagaaatccatgtctctctgtctctcgctctctgtctctctctctcgctctctgtctctctcgctctctggctctctgtctctctcgctctctgtctctctctctcgctctctgtctctctgtctctctctctcgctctctgtctctctcgctctctgtctctctcgctctctgtctctctcgctctctgtctctctctctctgtctctctcgctctgtctctctctctgagtctctctgtctctgtctctctctttgtctctctctgtctctctctgtctctctctcgctctctctctctctctgtctctctctctttctctctctgtctctctgagtctctctgtctctctctttgtctctctctctctgtctctctgtctctctctctttctccctctgtctctctctctgagtttctctgtctctgtctctctctttgtctctctctctctgccccccccctcccccccctttGTATTCATTGTGAGATGAGCTGAGAGGGTCTGTGATGTCTGTAGATAtagcagatttttctttttacccgTTCTCTCTGGTTGCCAGGCCGGCTCAGCAAAGCCcacaaggagaaagagaaggagaaggagaaagagcagGAAcgtgaaaaagagaaagagcggGAGAAAGCACGCAAGCAGCAGAAACCAGAAGAGAAAGCGAACGTGAAAGACGAGCGGCGGAGAGATCGGCacctggagagagagaaggatcgAGAGCACgaacagaggaagaggaagcacAGAGAAACCGATACGGACAGGTGAGTTGACCTGAAGAGGAAAAATGCCTCTTAATTCTgctgtctgttatttttaaataatatcacttttttatttcagagacAAACCTCCTCCGATGAAGGAGTCTCGCTCGTCTCCATCTTCCTGGCTCCAGAGAGACCTCCGCGTGCGCTTCATAGACAAAACCTTTAAAGGAGGCAAATACTACAACTCTAAGGTAGCACGTCATTCAACCTGCTTGAACAAAAATGTTGCAGCTGACACTAAATCTATCTCTACAGCATCCTGAAGCTGTGCTTTGTGACTGTTGCACTTTTGTCTGTGTTCAGATGAGAATCGAGGACGTCATCGCGCCACAAATCTGTGTCTGTCGTACAGACGAAGGACGACTGCTGGACGGTGGGACACTAGGTTTTGTTCACTACCAATCATTTTCACGATTGAACCCGAATCATAAGTTTTACCGTTTGTTTCCTCTTCTGGCTTTGTCTCTTCAGATGTCAAACAGACGATGCTGGAGACCATTGTGCCCAAAGGAGATGCAGACAACATCATGGTGGTGCTGGGAGAAAACAGAGGACAggtagaaacacacaaacaccgttAATGCAGAAGTAAAAGCAGACGTCGGAAGCATATGGTGGTGCTCAGTTTCAGCCTTTACTGTCACACCTACGATGAAAACTTGGTGCATACGGCACACAAAATCAGAAACGCTTCAGGAGTTTTGATGTCGTCATCTGATGTTAGATTTTGCATGATGATTGTCACATTTTTTAACGTTCCTTCTTTAAACAAAGCCGTCGTGCTTTGCCTCTACTTCCCTCATGGAAGAAGGAAGCCGCCGTGAAgcgattagattagattcaactttagtcattacacatgtacaagtacaaggcaacaaaatgcagtttaggtctaatcagagtgcaatagtagcaagtgcaggatatacagtgtttacaagagtttcattcattcattcattcattcattttctaccgcttgtccgaactacctcgggtcaggtgtcatcaggcatcaaggcaggatacaccctggacggagtgccaacccatcgcagggcacacacacactctctcattcactcacgcaatcacacactacggacaattttccagagatgccaatcaacctaccatgcatgtctttggaccgggggaggaaaccggagtacccggaggaaacccccgaggcacggggagaacatgcaaactccacacacacaaggcggaggcgggaatcgaacccccaaccctggaggtgtgaggcgaacgtgctaaccactaagccaccgtgcccaagTTAAATACAGTGGTAATAGGgaagtaacaaaatatatggctattactataaacatgAGATGAGCACTTATGAGGATCAGCTAAACACTGGGATTTCCAAATGATGTGAAATTCAGCGTATACTCATTAATTTGCACAACTTTCTTAAAAGAATAAGCTGTTGTTACACACCGGTCTGTGTTAATAGTGACTTTCTATTTTCACGCACCtgaacatgaaaacaaaacGAAATGTGATCGGTCGCTTTATGTGTCAGTCGGACAATAGAAGCTGCTGCTACGGAGTCCAGACTTTCGTATAAAAttacaaatgcaaaataatCAGAGAATACTTTTGGTGTGACTTATAAATCTGAAATTGCTACAGATTgcagaatacatttttttaaaataaaaaaataggtaTTAAAATGCTGAAGTAGCTTAAGAgtgattaattcattcattcattcatcttctactgcttatccgaactacctcgggtcacggggagcctgtgcctatctcaggcgtcatcgggcatcaaggcaggatacatcctggacggagtgccaacccatcgcagggcacacacacactctcattcactcacgcaatcacacactagggacaattttccagagatgccaatcaacctaccatgcatgtctttggaccgggggaggaaaccggagtacccggaggaaacccccgaggcacggggagaacatgcaaactccacacacacacaaggtggaggcgggaatcgaaccccgaccctggaggtgtgaggcgaacgtgctaaccactaagccaccgtgccccccagagtgattaataatattgataataaagttgtgtgtgtgtgtgtgtgtaggtgggccACATTTTAAAGCGTGATAAGGAGAAGTGCAGGGCCATGGTGCAGCTGGAGCGCTTCGAGGAGAAGGTCTTCACTCTGGAATACGACTCCATCTGCCATTACGTGGGAGATCACTGACAAACACCTCACACAAACAACCAGATACCCTGCAGCCACCAACACGACCGTCTCCACTCACCCCGGAGGAGATGCCTACAGCCACGACTAGCTGGATTCACTCAGACGTGCCACTTCACATGGATCACATGAGCACCGTCGCCTCCTCAACATGCGTCTGAGATTTTACTGATTACTGTTTAATGTTGTTCACACTGCATTCTGGTGGCTGGCTGGAGAGACTACAGAAAACTTGTCGGATCAGAACCGGGACTGGTCAAGGGTATGATTTGGGGTGTTCTTCACTGTCCTCTGTACATAATGATGTTCTCTTCTGGTCAAGATCCTGAAAACAGACTGCTTGTAGTAGATTTTTGTACATGTGCCATAATCATTATCAtatcaaatgcttttttttataataaatctcGTGTTGGTCGTCAAGGTGTTGGATATTTGAGTGATAATTCAGTATGCACTCATCTGACACTATAATAGGAACACATGTATccctgttcatttattcataattatctaatcagccaatcgtgGCATCACATCCTCACTCAGTCTGGGTGAATCTGCTGTAGTAGTCCATCCTTCTCGTGGTTCAGGTGTTGTTCCTTCTGATATGTTTTCTGCTTACCAGAATATAGAAATATTGAGTtatatttcactgtgttttaatgtgtatgtgatgaATAAAGGCTTGATCACTATCTCAAACCATTGAAGTCACCAATATGAAACAATTTGTCCCTGTTCTGATGCTCTGAAGCGCTTGCTGaaacgtgattggctgattgaatgaatgtttttgcaCAGGGATGGGTATAAAGCATACTTTTGAATTTTGGCAGGTTGGAATATGacactttctgtatttctcaTAGCAACATAAACATCTTAAATGTACTAAagagtggagtttgcatgttctcattGTGTGTAAGGGTTTCCTCTTCCAGTCCAAATAGTCTCTATATAGCATGTGTGAGACTGGACCCTGTGATGATTTGGCAACCCAtccagggtgtttcctgccttgtGTCCCCGATATATTTCTCCTTAAACCGACATCAAtcaaaatagattttaaagcaGCCTCAGTACACAATGCACAAAGGTCTTTAGAATAAACCCagcattattattcatttttattaaaaaaaaaaaaaaaaaagagcaagccCGGAAAGTGAACATGTCCATTTAACATCAGTATGGTAAAGATGGTTCAGCATATAAGAGACACAGCAAATACTACAAATAGTATAATACAAGGTTAGATTTACAAACACATTGAAGTGACGGTTGAGGAGTTGCCATTAGAATCGTTCTACTTGGATCTAGAGGCAGGATCCAAACCTATAGATTTATACACTAGACTCTTTTAGATTTGTCCAGAAACCATAGAATTTATTTCAACTTCATGACACTGATTGTTTCCATTCCTGACAGGACTGGAGCCGAAGCAAAAGGAAGGAAACCATTAATCGAAATATGACTCATTTTCAATCCAGGGAGCTTGTCTGCATGTATTGTTTAAAGGCTGTTCATATTTATCATTCTCCAGGTTGTTATAAAGGCTCTATAGATGCTTTCTTCCTGGTTAGTCGTCATTGTCGTCGTCCTCGTCCTCCTCCAGACGTCTTGTGTGTTCAGCGTTGGCTCGAAGCACGGCTCCGGGACTGGGATACGGCCTCTGCTGGAACAAGGGTCCTGCTGCCGTCGTGTCTGCTCCCGTCTTAGCCTCGTTACGCTTCGGCAGCCCGGAGGACCACAAgcccctgaacacacacacaacggtgGTTTATCAACatctttcatatattttaaatggACATAATCAGAAAAAAGTGTTGATTAGATGAAATGACTCTGGTGGTCACCTTGGTGCATCTGAATAGGCACTGGGATCCATAGGATCCAACTCTTCCTGCTTCCGGCTTCCAcctgtataaaaaaacaaagttagAAGTTAAAAGAAAAGCTAAAATCTATCATACCAAACACTGAGTAAAAGTTTGCAGGATCCAGTTTGCAGGAATTTGTTAAGCTTAATGTTTAACTGctttactatattatactagAAGGAATTTTGTGGCGTTACCTCTTTTTGACTTGTTGTACGGGCCGTTGTCCTCTCGTCTTATTCGTCTGTCCCggtctctgtctcgctctcggtccctgtctctctccctatcCCTGTCTCGGTCTCTGTCTCGATCTCTCCCATCATCTCTATCACGGTCCCGGTCTCTGTCTCGATCTCGCTCCCGCTCTTTGTCGCGATCGCGCTCTCGGTCTGATTTCTCGTGGTGACCGTCTCCTCTGTTGTCTGTGATCTCCGCTGCGAGCAGAAGAAAATGAAGGAGCATTTCAGACCGAGTTCTGAACATCTGAGGGTTTCACAGGGTTTCTCTAGTTTCTCAAAGGAAATGTTTGCATTTCAACTATTAAATCTCTCACGTCGGTCTCGTTCCAAGCTGTGTACTGGAACTGTGTTATTCTGAGAAACACAAGAGTTTCCCCTTAAGATCTATTAACAAGTTTAGTAGCTCATTACTTTAATGGGGAAAGGATAATGCAGTTATCCCCTGATGTGCTTTGCAATATATCGCAGCTGCACTAGTGTTCACATTACCCCGATGTGACAACAGGATACAAAAAGCTCGGATCCTGCATTAACAGCAATATAAGTCCGGTACAGAAAGCAAGTTCAATCCGTTCAATCGTATACCTCTCAGCTTCTTCACTGCTTTTGTGATGACTGCACTGGGGTCGTTGGGTGACAACCAGGACACCAAATCTGTCTCCACGTTCCAGTAGTACGGAAGtccactaaaacaaacacacagggaaTCTTGTAACAGTCATAGGAATCGTGTCATAAAGAAGATTTTTGGTTCAGTGTAGAATGTATTCCTCTACGCACATCAAATTTAAACTAGAGTCAATGCATTGTCAATGAAATGTCTTGTATAGTCAAATACAGGAATGTAGCAGCAAAACTGAACCAATGACCAGTATGATGTGTTAACATGAAAGTGAcactgtacagtgttgtgtttctcTTCTTTAGTGTTTTCACCTGATTTACCTTAATTTTATGTTTCGTGCTGTCCTTGTGCTACAATACCCAGAAGACATTACACAATGGACAGATTAAAGTCCAATTCATGCAGCGTTCAAGAGCAGAATTTTCAGAACGGGAAATCTTAAACTAAACCACTGAGGTAAAGAATATTCGTTTGGTTATTATCATGAACACGTCACACTTTGTATTGCCGAATGCTATGCAACATCCACGAAAGTTCATGCGTGCTATCTGCTATAAACAATCATTTCTTCACCGGTGTGACTTTCCTCTCGTGTAACATCAACAAGACAAAAACTGTCACTTTAAAGAGACATCACAAAGCCATCTGCAACCAAGGATGAATGCTGGAGGCTCACGTTTCATCCTGCCCATATGAAGCTATATTATATCTtcatattatatcatataaatTACAGATCAAACTCCATTTAGAGGTGCTGTTACTCATGAAGTACCCTGGAAGTAGAAGAAAATACTTGAATCTTCTTAAACTACACCTTGAAGTACTTACCAATTCGGGTCAAACACTTTGTACCAATTGCTGGGCAGGTTTTCGAGTCTTGTAGCTTCATAGTCTACGTTGTTGTCATCATAATCCTCAGCAATGATTTCTTCTTCAGCTTCTTGCAATTGAGAGAAAAAGATAAACATCCAGTCACACGGTGGTGGATGAAACCCTGAAATGGCTCTGAATCACGCAAATAAACATCTTACCTTGGTCTGACTGTTTCACGATTCCTCTTTTGGCCAAACGA
The genomic region above belongs to Tachysurus vachellii isolate PV-2020 chromosome 11, HZAU_Pvac_v1, whole genome shotgun sequence and contains:
- the gpkow gene encoding G-patch domain and KOW motifs-containing protein, with protein sequence MASPEPQQDRGDNEEPLKKEGGETKPGLISFGFSKKINKVKTEKAEERDFLTGVEGKELKSTKPVEKPKELIIPLIQKNRWYRHEGVKQEDGKESPSGQQQDSVESQAIKELIEESQKQQESWKNGPQVDPNLSIPLLMQNQVPQGFEDGDHISVDLRPESATEADYEQIPVEAYGLAMLKGMGWKQGEGIGRTFKQDVKPIEHQLRPKGLGLGADRSAIKDLEPSRPRRPPKPGEQRDKDDEGLVLGPGGCVLVQTGAHKDLYGKIEGVDTDNARVVVKLAIGGKSVTISQYTLRLVPQKEYDKYSKDLSRLSKAHKEKEKEKEKEQEREKEKEREKARKQQKPEEKANVKDERRRDRHLEREKDREHEQRKRKHRETDTDRDKPPPMKESRSSPSSWLQRDLRVRFIDKTFKGGKYYNSKMRIEDVIAPQICVCRTDEGRLLDDVKQTMLETIVPKGDADNIMVVLGENRGQVGHILKRDKEKCRAMVQLERFEEKVFTLEYDSICHYVGDH
- the pqbp1 gene encoding polyglutamine-binding protein 1 isoform X1, whose protein sequence is MPLPPALLARLAKRGIVKQSDQEAEEEIIAEDYDDNNVDYEATRLENLPSNWYKVFDPNCGLPYYWNVETDLVSWLSPNDPSAVITKAVKKLRAEITDNRGDGHHEKSDRERDRDKERERDRDRDRDRDRDDGRDRDRDRDRDRERDRDRERDRDRDRRIRREDNGPYNKSKRGGSRKQEELDPMDPSAYSDAPRGLWSSGLPKRNEAKTGADTTAAGPLFQQRPYPSPGAVLRANAEHTRRLEEDEDDDNDD
- the pqbp1 gene encoding polyglutamine-binding protein 1 isoform X2, with protein sequence MPLPPALLARLAKRGIVKQSDQEAEEEIIAEDYDDNNVDYEATRLENLPSNWYKVFDPNCGLPYYWNVETDLVSWLSPNDPSAVITKAVKKLREITDNRGDGHHEKSDRERDRDKERERDRDRDRDRDRDDGRDRDRDRDRDRERDRDRERDRDRDRRIRREDNGPYNKSKRGGSRKQEELDPMDPSAYSDAPRGLWSSGLPKRNEAKTGADTTAAGPLFQQRPYPSPGAVLRANAEHTRRLEEDEDDDNDD
- the pqbp1 gene encoding polyglutamine-binding protein 1 isoform X3, with the protein product MPLPPALLARLAKRGIVKQSDQAEEEIIAEDYDDNNVDYEATRLENLPSNWYKVFDPNCGLPYYWNVETDLVSWLSPNDPSAVITKAVKKLRAEITDNRGDGHHEKSDRERDRDKERERDRDRDRDRDRDDGRDRDRDRDRDRERDRDRERDRDRDRRIRREDNGPYNKSKRGGSRKQEELDPMDPSAYSDAPRGLWSSGLPKRNEAKTGADTTAAGPLFQQRPYPSPGAVLRANAEHTRRLEEDEDDDNDD